The Daucus carota subsp. sativus chromosome 2, DH1 v3.0, whole genome shotgun sequence genome includes a window with the following:
- the LOC108208105 gene encoding uncharacterized protein LOC108208105 — protein sequence MEVEGGSAEKELDRRSNFLNSLIKKKKATEQEEKHDRLNVRVRASDMPISLQDRAFACARCNLDSMSGKLDNKSLALALKKEFDTMYGPAWHCIVGTSFGSYVTHSVGGFIYFSIDKVYVLLFRTAVEPMGH from the exons ATGGAGGTGGAGGGGGGATCAGCAGAGAAGGAACTAGATAGAAGAAGCAATTTCTTGAATAGtctaataaagaaaaaaaaagccaCTGAGCAAGAAGAAAAACATGATCGGCTCAATGTTCGAGTTAGGGCCTCCGATATGCCCATTTCGTTGCAAGACAGAGCTTTCGCTTGTGCTAGGTGCAACCTTGACTCCATGTCCGGAAAGCTCGACAACAAGAGCTTAGCTCTTGCCCTCAAGAAG GAATTCGATACAATGTATGGCCCGGCCTGGCACTGCATTGTTGGCACTAGTTTCGGCTCATATGTCACACATTCCGTAGGagggtttatatatttttcgatTGATAAGGTTTATGTGCTTCTCTTCAGAACTGCTGTGGAGCCTATGGGCCATTGA